A genomic region of Rhizomicrobium sp. contains the following coding sequences:
- a CDS encoding sulfatase-like hydrolase/transferase, translated as MGRKLLFITTDQQRWDSLGCNGNKFCRTPNIDALAASGINYARAYNQNTVCMPARSSMLTGQYVRTHGVFSNGVPLPEEAPSFAQYLKDKAGYKTALIGKAHFEPGFDPQFKFRENLRQRDGDLGPWRGFDYAIHAMHIASFAGRPVGHYGRWLREKNKEAFDNWPPLLNASPGGDTGAPETTNHHIARGLYHTDWLRDLALGWLDTLDAEDDWMLWLSFPDPHHPWDPPADENRRCDWRELPLPDGHPGSPEEIRKVLAMKPAHWLEYYEGRFVNAEGGPQNFRPQQLTPDNIREINAKVHVMNELIDEAVGRVMAKIAAKGWNDDTDVIFTTDHGEMQGDFGLMYKGPFHVDALMRLPFIWRPAPNARIAPATVTQPVEQIDIAATACAIAGIEQPAWMQGRALPATDDGTRQRAFCEWDSQFPGYGMHFRSLYRDGLMLTRYEKSTVGQPNGLETHFPAYNGFKTHIEYDGTEGELYDLKNDPHQFVNLWNDPAWKGVKSDLIADLLDNLPEEHSPRLEVMAPA; from the coding sequence ATGGGCCGCAAGCTTCTTTTCATCACCACCGACCAGCAGCGCTGGGATTCGCTCGGCTGCAACGGCAACAAGTTTTGCCGCACGCCGAACATCGACGCGCTGGCGGCGAGCGGCATCAACTATGCCCGCGCCTACAACCAGAACACGGTCTGCATGCCGGCGCGCTCCTCGATGCTGACCGGCCAGTATGTCCGCACCCATGGCGTGTTCTCCAACGGCGTGCCGCTGCCGGAGGAGGCGCCGAGCTTCGCGCAGTATCTGAAGGACAAGGCCGGCTACAAGACCGCGCTGATCGGCAAGGCGCATTTCGAGCCCGGCTTCGATCCGCAGTTCAAATTCCGCGAGAACCTCCGCCAGCGGGACGGCGATCTCGGCCCCTGGCGCGGCTTCGACTATGCGATCCATGCGATGCATATCGCCAGCTTCGCCGGCCGCCCGGTCGGCCATTACGGCCGCTGGCTGCGCGAGAAGAACAAGGAGGCGTTCGACAATTGGCCGCCGCTGCTCAACGCCTCGCCCGGCGGCGACACCGGCGCGCCGGAGACCACCAACCATCATATCGCGCGCGGCCTCTATCACACCGATTGGCTGCGCGACCTGGCGCTCGGCTGGCTCGACACGCTGGACGCCGAGGACGATTGGATGCTGTGGCTGAGCTTCCCCGATCCGCATCATCCCTGGGATCCGCCGGCCGACGAGAACCGCCGCTGCGACTGGCGCGAACTGCCGCTGCCGGACGGCCATCCCGGCTCGCCCGAGGAAATCCGCAAGGTGCTGGCGATGAAGCCGGCGCATTGGCTCGAATATTACGAAGGCCGCTTCGTCAACGCCGAAGGCGGGCCGCAGAATTTCCGCCCGCAGCAACTTACGCCGGACAACATCCGCGAGATCAACGCCAAGGTTCACGTTATGAACGAGCTGATCGACGAAGCGGTCGGCCGGGTCATGGCCAAGATCGCGGCCAAGGGCTGGAACGACGACACCGACGTGATCTTCACCACCGACCATGGCGAGATGCAGGGCGATTTCGGCCTGATGTACAAGGGCCCGTTCCATGTCGACGCGCTGATGCGGCTGCCCTTCATCTGGCGCCCGGCGCCGAACGCGAGGATCGCGCCCGCGACCGTCACCCAGCCGGTCGAGCAGATCGACATCGCCGCCACCGCCTGCGCCATCGCCGGCATCGAACAGCCCGCCTGGATGCAGGGAAGGGCGCTCCCCGCCACCGACGACGGCACGCGCCAGCGCGCCTTCTGCGAATGGGACAGCCAGTTCCCCGGCTACGGCATGCATTTCCGCTCGCTCTATCGCGACGGGCTGATGCTGACGCGCTACGAGAAATCGACCGTCGGCCAACCGAACGGATTGGAGACGCATTTCCCCGCCTATAACGGCTTCAAGACCCATATCGAATATGACGGCACCGAAGGCGAGCTTTACGACCTCAAGAACGATCCGCACCAATTCGTCAATCTGTGGAACGATCCGGCCTGGAAGGGCGTCAAGAGCGACCTGATCGCCGATCTCCTCGACAACCTGCCGGAAGAACATTCGCCCAGGCTGGAAGTGATGGCGCCGGCGTGA
- a CDS encoding pseudouridine synthase: MAKTSTPRWSPKTDAEPIEQIAEDTGKTGERIAKAIARAGICSRRDAEKMIAEGRVAVDGETLTSPALNVTALNVITLDGKPIAAKEQTRLWRYHKPSGLVTTHKDPHGRPTVFMSLPKQLPRVVSVGRLDFNSEGLLLLTNDGDMARRLELPASGWTRTYRARLFGKVTQADLDKLATGITIDGVKYGPVVADLERSKGMYSWASVQLKEGKNREVKRLMERLGLKVARLIRVQYGPFHLGHLAEGAVEEVPAKLWREQLGIGRKKRS, encoded by the coding sequence TTGGCCAAGACTAGCACGCCCAGATGGTCGCCCAAGACCGATGCCGAGCCGATCGAGCAGATCGCGGAGGACACGGGTAAGACCGGCGAGCGCATCGCCAAGGCGATCGCCCGGGCCGGCATCTGCTCGCGCCGCGACGCCGAGAAGATGATCGCCGAGGGCCGCGTGGCGGTGGACGGCGAGACGCTGACCTCCCCGGCCCTGAACGTGACCGCGCTCAACGTCATCACGCTGGACGGCAAGCCGATCGCGGCCAAGGAGCAGACGCGGCTATGGCGCTATCACAAGCCGTCGGGCCTGGTGACCACGCACAAGGACCCGCATGGCCGGCCGACCGTGTTCATGAGCCTGCCCAAGCAATTGCCGCGCGTCGTGTCGGTCGGGCGGCTCGATTTCAATTCCGAAGGCCTCCTGCTGCTGACCAATGACGGCGACATGGCGCGGCGGCTCGAACTGCCGGCGAGCGGCTGGACGCGGACCTATCGCGCGCGGCTGTTCGGCAAGGTGACCCAGGCCGATCTCGACAAGCTGGCGACCGGGATCACCATAGACGGGGTGAAATACGGGCCGGTGGTCGCCGATCTGGAACGCTCCAAGGGGATGTACTCCTGGGCGAGCGTGCAGCTCAAGGAAGGCAAGAACCGCGAAGTGAAGCGGCTGATGGAACGGCTGGGGCTGAAAGTGGCGCGGCTGATCCGGGTGCAGTACGGCCCGTTCCATCTCGGCCATCTCGCCGAGGGCGCGGTCGAGGAAGTGCCGGCGAAGCTGTGGCGCGAACAACTCGGCATCGGACGCAAGAAGCGCTCTTAA
- a CDS encoding TerC family protein: MFAPFFTLDGWIALLTLAVLEIVLGIDNIIFLALIANRVTPEKRKLARQIGLALALVLRIAFLSSIAWIIHLSQPVFWLWGEGFSWRDIIFASGGLFLLTKSTREIHEMTEDYEEHARKPVGSLAVAVIQIALFDIVFSIDSVVTAVGLAEHLSVMIAAVVFAMFIMLIASAKVGEFVERHPTVKMLALSFLLLIGTALIADALHFHIPRGYLYFAVAFSGMVEALNQFVAHRRGRRKKKAPVGGS; this comes from the coding sequence ATGTTCGCGCCCTTCTTCACGCTCGACGGCTGGATCGCGCTGCTGACGCTCGCCGTGCTCGAGATCGTGCTCGGCATCGACAACATCATCTTCCTGGCGCTGATCGCCAACCGCGTGACGCCGGAGAAGCGCAAGCTGGCGCGGCAGATCGGGCTGGCGCTGGCGCTGGTGCTGCGCATCGCGTTCCTGTCCTCCATCGCCTGGATCATCCATCTGTCCCAGCCGGTGTTCTGGCTGTGGGGCGAGGGTTTTTCCTGGCGCGACATCATCTTCGCCTCCGGCGGCCTGTTCCTGCTCACCAAGAGCACCCGCGAGATCCACGAGATGACCGAGGATTACGAGGAACACGCCCGCAAGCCGGTCGGCTCGCTGGCCGTGGCGGTGATCCAGATCGCGCTGTTCGACATCGTGTTCTCGATCGATTCGGTGGTGACGGCGGTGGGCCTCGCCGAGCACCTGTCGGTGATGATCGCCGCGGTGGTGTTCGCCATGTTCATCATGCTGATCGCCTCGGCCAAGGTCGGCGAATTCGTCGAGCGGCATCCGACGGTCAAAATGCTGGCGCTGAGCTTCCTGCTCCTGATCGGCACGGCGCTGATCGCCGACGCGCTGCACTTCCACATCCCGCGCGGCTATCTGTACTTCGCGGTGGCGTTCTCCGGCATGGTCGAGGCGCTCAACCAGTTCGTGGCGCACCGGCGCGGGCGGCGGAAGAAGAAAGCGCCGGTCGGTGGATCGTAG
- a CDS encoding NAD(P)/FAD-dependent oxidoreductase, translated as MTATDVLERPAAGQKAEHFDVLIVGAGISGVGGAYHLSKQCPDRSFVVLESLESFGGTWLTHKYPGVRSDSDLYTFGYRFKPWTGHPIASAGEILKYMGEVIAENELAKHIRYRHKILSAEWSSKDSRWTIEAELGDGSRKTYTANFLWMCQGYYRHSEGYTPRWKGMERFKGRIVHPQSWPEDLDYKGKRVVVIGSGATAATLVPAIAGDCEHVTVLQRSPTYFIPGRNANDLADQLRQLEVDETWIHEIVRRKINYDMAAFTKMAFEYPDAVKTELLNGVRAHLGPDYDMKHFTPNYLPWRQRIAFVPEGDLFKGIKAGKASMVTDEIETFTEDGILTQGGIEIKADIVITATGFNLNVLGDIDFAVDGVPLDFSKTVTYRGMMFTGVPNLVWVFGYFRASWTLRADLIGDFVCRLLNHMKAKGVRRVVPALRPEDKDMTLGPWIDPENFNPGYLMRGMHLLPQRGDKPEWQHSQDYWTEKDQFPAIDLDDRAFVYG; from the coding sequence GTGACCGCAACGGATGTGCTTGAGCGGCCGGCGGCCGGGCAGAAGGCCGAACATTTCGACGTGCTGATCGTGGGTGCCGGCATTTCCGGCGTCGGCGGGGCCTACCACCTCTCCAAGCAATGTCCGGATCGCAGCTTCGTGGTGCTGGAGAGCCTGGAGAGCTTCGGCGGCACCTGGCTGACGCACAAATATCCTGGCGTCCGCTCCGACAGCGATCTCTACACTTTCGGCTACCGCTTCAAGCCGTGGACCGGCCATCCGATCGCGAGCGCCGGCGAGATCCTGAAATACATGGGCGAGGTGATCGCGGAGAACGAACTCGCCAAGCATATCCGCTATCGCCACAAGATCCTGTCGGCTGAGTGGTCTAGCAAGGACAGCCGTTGGACCATCGAGGCGGAGCTCGGCGACGGTTCGCGCAAGACCTACACGGCGAACTTCCTGTGGATGTGCCAGGGCTATTACCGTCACTCCGAAGGCTATACCCCGCGCTGGAAGGGAATGGAGCGCTTCAAGGGCCGCATCGTGCATCCGCAGAGCTGGCCCGAAGACCTCGACTACAAGGGCAAGCGCGTGGTGGTGATCGGCTCGGGCGCGACGGCGGCGACGCTGGTGCCGGCGATCGCCGGCGATTGCGAGCACGTCACGGTGCTGCAGCGCTCGCCGACCTATTTCATTCCGGGGCGCAACGCCAACGACCTCGCCGACCAGCTCCGCCAGCTCGAGGTCGACGAGACCTGGATCCACGAGATCGTGCGCCGCAAGATCAATTACGACATGGCGGCGTTCACCAAGATGGCGTTCGAATATCCGGACGCGGTGAAGACCGAGCTGCTCAATGGCGTTCGCGCCCATCTCGGACCCGACTACGACATGAAGCATTTCACGCCCAACTATCTGCCGTGGCGCCAGCGCATCGCCTTCGTGCCGGAGGGCGATCTCTTCAAGGGGATCAAGGCCGGCAAGGCCTCGATGGTTACCGACGAGATCGAGACCTTCACCGAGGACGGAATCCTGACGCAGGGCGGCATCGAGATCAAAGCCGACATCGTGATCACCGCGACGGGGTTCAATCTGAACGTGCTGGGCGACATCGACTTCGCGGTCGACGGCGTGCCGCTCGATTTCTCCAAGACCGTGACCTATCGCGGCATGATGTTCACCGGCGTGCCCAATCTGGTGTGGGTGTTCGGCTATTTCCGCGCGAGCTGGACGCTGCGGGCCGATCTGATCGGCGATTTCGTGTGCCGGCTGCTCAACCACATGAAGGCGAAGGGCGTGCGCCGCGTCGTGCCGGCGCTCAGGCCCGAGGACAAGGACATGACGCTGGGGCCGTGGATCGATCCGGAGAATTTCAATCCGGGCTATCTGATGCGCGGGATGCATCTGCTGCCGCAGCGCGGCGACAAGCCGGAATGGCAGCACAGCCAGGATTACTGGACGGAGAAGGACCAGTTCCCGGCGATCGACCTGGATGATCGGGCGTTCGTCTACGGGTAG
- a CDS encoding nucleoside deaminase yields MDDDEAIALAIAEAQAAAARGEVPVGAVLLSAEGQVLAKDGNRIVERHDPTAHAEILVLRAGAAALGNERLLGTTLYVSLEPCAMCAGAISLARVARLVFAAEDSKGGAVLHGPKFFEQPTCHHRPLVARAGDADAAGALLKDFFRTRRK; encoded by the coding sequence ATGGATGACGACGAAGCCATAGCACTCGCGATAGCAGAAGCCCAAGCCGCCGCCGCCCGCGGCGAGGTGCCGGTTGGCGCCGTGTTGCTGTCGGCGGAAGGGCAGGTTCTGGCGAAAGACGGCAACCGCATCGTGGAACGCCACGATCCGACGGCCCATGCCGAGATTCTCGTCCTGCGGGCCGGCGCCGCCGCGCTCGGCAATGAGCGCCTCCTCGGCACCACGCTTTACGTGTCGCTGGAACCCTGCGCCATGTGCGCCGGGGCGATCAGCCTGGCCCGCGTGGCGCGGCTGGTGTTCGCGGCGGAGGATTCCAAGGGCGGGGCGGTCCTGCACGGGCCGAAATTCTTCGAACAGCCCACCTGCCACCACCGCCCGCTCGTGGCGAGAGCGGGCGACGCCGACGCGGCGGGGGCGTTGCTGAAGGATTTCTTCCGTACACGGAGAAAATAA
- a CDS encoding 2-hydroxychromene-2-carboxylate isomerase — translation MTLSIDVFWSFRSPYSYLATPRLCEMAEEYDLIVNARPVYPLAVRSGEFFSQVNPMWVPYLMRDTMRIAEMLGLPYQWPRPDPVVVDMQTRAATPNQPYIHRLTRLGCAAAEIGRGMPFLKEVSHTIWSGQHNGWNEGAHLADAAKRAGCDLAKLDAKIEANPDKYEAIIIANQDAHKAAGHWGVPTMVFEGEPFFGQDRLDVLLWRLQQKGLQKR, via the coding sequence GTGACGCTGTCCATCGACGTGTTCTGGTCGTTCCGCAGTCCCTATTCCTATCTCGCGACGCCGCGCCTGTGCGAGATGGCGGAAGAGTACGACCTGATCGTCAACGCGCGGCCGGTCTATCCGCTCGCGGTGCGCTCGGGCGAGTTCTTCTCCCAGGTCAATCCGATGTGGGTGCCGTATCTGATGCGCGACACGATGCGGATCGCGGAGATGCTCGGCCTGCCCTATCAGTGGCCGAGGCCCGATCCGGTGGTCGTGGACATGCAGACGCGCGCCGCGACGCCGAACCAGCCCTATATCCACCGCCTGACGCGGCTGGGATGCGCCGCCGCCGAGATCGGGCGCGGCATGCCGTTCCTCAAAGAGGTCAGCCACACGATCTGGTCCGGTCAGCACAATGGCTGGAATGAGGGCGCGCATCTTGCCGACGCGGCGAAGCGCGCGGGATGCGATCTCGCGAAGCTGGATGCGAAGATCGAGGCCAATCCGGACAAGTACGAGGCGATCATCATCGCCAACCAGGACGCGCACAAGGCGGCCGGCCATTGGGGCGTGCCGACCATGGTGTTCGAGGGCGAACCCTTCTTCGGACAGGACCGACTCGACGTCCTGCTGTGGCGGCTGCAACAGAAGGGACTCCAGAAACGATGA
- a CDS encoding hemerythrin domain-containing protein, with translation MAILDVFSSSDAKRAKRANGARAEAGDTDILDTLKEEHDEVKELLGKLVDTEKAAERTSLVKQIKAALIPHVRAEEKVVYDAIIAQRDKDSKVDGNEGYIEHKHADIALKRLDTIRPASSPEFTAAAKVLKELVEHHIEEEESNVWRDVRKAFDGDARVEMNRKFEAAKKKVKVA, from the coding sequence ATGGCCATTCTGGACGTCTTCTCGTCTTCCGACGCCAAGCGCGCGAAGCGCGCCAACGGCGCACGCGCCGAAGCCGGCGACACGGACATCCTCGACACGCTCAAGGAGGAGCATGACGAGGTGAAGGAACTGCTCGGCAAGCTGGTCGATACCGAAAAGGCGGCGGAGCGCACGTCGCTGGTCAAGCAGATCAAGGCGGCGCTGATCCCGCATGTCCGCGCCGAGGAGAAGGTCGTCTACGACGCGATCATCGCCCAGCGCGACAAGGATTCGAAGGTTGACGGCAACGAAGGCTATATCGAGCACAAGCATGCCGACATCGCGCTCAAGCGGCTGGACACGATTCGCCCCGCCTCGTCGCCCGAGTTCACCGCGGCGGCGAAGGTGCTGAAGGAGCTCGTCGAACACCACATCGAGGAAGAAGAGAGCAATGTGTGGCGCGACGTGCGCAAGGCGTTCGACGGCGACGCGCGCGTCGAGATGAACCGCAAATTCGAGGCGGCGAAGAAGAAGGTGAAGGTGGCGTGA
- a CDS encoding phosphatase PAP2 family protein, which translates to MLLWAGVFLIVLGFGCLPFDRRAARALYDKESARFENFLEATTHWAKAAHWLVAALIALAVAQAGLVIWGENESLREASTDAWAFIVCLGVGSAILHSMKLVVGRRRPRDDMEMGKYEFVWFEFRLDYNSFPSGHALTIMTVAVIASCVWPQLAVLWFAIALWLGVTRALLTAHFLSDVFIGAGIGLLASRETLLYVFPQLPPPWF; encoded by the coding sequence ATGCTGCTTTGGGCGGGCGTTTTCCTCATTGTCCTGGGCTTCGGCTGCCTGCCCTTCGACCGGCGGGCGGCGCGCGCGCTCTATGACAAGGAGAGCGCGAGATTCGAGAATTTCCTGGAAGCCACCACGCATTGGGCCAAGGCGGCGCACTGGCTGGTCGCGGCGCTGATCGCGCTGGCCGTCGCGCAGGCGGGGCTGGTGATCTGGGGCGAGAACGAGAGCCTGCGCGAGGCGTCGACCGACGCCTGGGCCTTCATCGTCTGCCTGGGCGTGGGCAGCGCGATCCTGCACAGCATGAAGCTGGTGGTGGGGCGGCGGCGGCCGCGCGACGACATGGAAATGGGAAAATACGAATTTGTCTGGTTCGAGTTCCGGCTGGACTACAATTCCTTTCCCTCGGGGCACGCGCTCACGATTATGACGGTCGCGGTGATCGCGAGCTGCGTGTGGCCGCAACTCGCGGTCCTGTGGTTCGCCATCGCGCTGTGGCTGGGCGTGACCCGCGCCCTTTTGACCGCGCATTTCCTCAGCGACGTGTTCATCGGCGCCGGGATCGGGCTTCTCGCCAGCCGCGAGACCTTGCTATACGTCTTTCCCCAACTCCCGCCGCCCTGGTTCTGA
- a CDS encoding acyl-CoA dehydrogenase family protein, translated as MDFDYSPRQREWMKKVGDFLHAHIYPAEPVYAAQMDEARAKGDPWIVVPVVEDLKKKAKAQGLWNFFLNESEHGAGLTNLEYAPLAEIMGRVGFASEVFNCSAPDTGNMEVLERYGSKYQQDKWLKPLLAGEIRSAFLMTEPAVASSDATNIATHIERRGDHYVVNGTKWWSSGVGDPRCKIMIVMGKTNPDGGRHSAQSQILVERDAPGVTVKRMLPVFGYDDAPHGHGEVELKNVKVPVENMILGEGRGFEIAQGRLGPGRIHHCMRTIGVAERALEIMCKRLLTREAFGKKIAEHSVWEQRVAEARINIDMCRLLTLKAADMMDKVGNKVARTEIAEIKVAAPRMALKIIDDAIQAWGGGGVTTDPGLAKMYAGQRTLRLADGPDEVHCRTLARLEFGKHAEMPKRQAAE; from the coding sequence ATGGATTTCGACTATTCGCCGCGGCAACGCGAATGGATGAAGAAGGTGGGCGACTTCCTGCACGCCCATATCTACCCCGCCGAACCCGTCTATGCGGCGCAGATGGACGAGGCGCGCGCCAAGGGCGATCCCTGGATCGTCGTGCCGGTGGTGGAAGACCTCAAGAAGAAGGCCAAGGCCCAGGGCCTGTGGAACTTCTTCCTCAACGAGAGCGAACACGGCGCCGGTCTCACCAATCTCGAATACGCCCCGCTGGCCGAGATCATGGGCCGCGTCGGCTTCGCCTCGGAGGTGTTCAACTGCTCCGCCCCCGACACGGGCAACATGGAAGTGCTGGAGCGCTACGGCAGCAAGTACCAGCAGGACAAATGGTTGAAGCCGCTCCTGGCGGGCGAGATTCGCTCGGCCTTCCTGATGACCGAGCCGGCGGTGGCCTCGTCGGACGCGACCAACATCGCGACCCATATCGAGCGCCGCGGCGATCACTACGTGGTCAACGGCACCAAATGGTGGTCCTCCGGCGTGGGCGATCCGCGCTGCAAGATCATGATCGTGATGGGCAAGACCAACCCGGACGGCGGCCGCCACAGCGCCCAGTCGCAGATCCTGGTCGAGCGCGACGCGCCCGGCGTCACCGTCAAGCGCATGCTGCCGGTGTTCGGCTATGACGACGCGCCGCACGGCCATGGCGAGGTCGAGCTCAAGAACGTGAAGGTGCCGGTCGAGAACATGATCCTCGGCGAAGGCCGCGGCTTCGAGATCGCGCAGGGGCGCCTGGGGCCGGGCCGCATCCATCACTGCATGCGCACCATCGGCGTCGCCGAGCGGGCGCTGGAGATCATGTGCAAGCGGCTGCTGACCCGCGAGGCGTTCGGCAAGAAGATCGCCGAGCATTCGGTGTGGGAGCAGCGCGTGGCGGAAGCCCGCATCAACATCGACATGTGCCGGCTGTTGACGCTGAAGGCGGCCGACATGATGGACAAGGTCGGCAACAAGGTCGCCCGCACCGAGATCGCGGAGATCAAGGTGGCGGCGCCGCGCATGGCGCTGAAGATCATCGACGACGCGATCCAGGCCTGGGGCGGCGGCGGGGTGACGACCGATCCGGGTCTGGCGAAGATGTACGCCGGCCAGCGCACGCTGCGCCTGGCCGACGGCCCGGACGAAGTGCACTGCCGCACCCTCGCCAGGCTGGAATTCGGCAAGCACGCCGAGATGCCGAAGCGGCAGGCGGCGGAGTAG
- a CDS encoding MBL fold metallo-hydrolase, whose product MRRILIVAVAVIVVVGAAGWLALRSVAVDTWLFRHFVHASLSSGDAKLAADGELSVLLVGTGTPLPDVARAGPSTLIAAGSHLYLVDAGVDSARNLLLWKVPLDRIDGVLITHLHSDHIGGLAEIRLQTWVAGRKAPLKVYGPPGIERVVAGFNEAYALDDGYRTKHHGAAMLPPEGALLVAVPVIIPPDAKTAPVFDALGLKVTAIRVKHEPANPAYGYRFDFDGRSVTVSGDTIYDEDLAHAANNTDVLVHEGLAPELVGIMESEMLAAGRPRPAKIMHDIPGYHTSPVDAARIANMAHAKLLLFTHLLPILPNEIAVRAFLKGVDAVRPDGVTVGHDGLIVRLPGHSTDIEVEDIQ is encoded by the coding sequence ATGAGACGGATCCTGATCGTCGCCGTCGCGGTTATCGTCGTTGTCGGGGCCGCCGGCTGGCTGGCGCTGCGCTCGGTCGCGGTCGACACCTGGCTGTTCCGGCATTTCGTGCACGCCTCGCTCAGCAGCGGCGACGCCAAGCTGGCCGCGGACGGCGAGCTTTCGGTGCTGCTGGTCGGCACCGGCACGCCCTTGCCCGACGTCGCCCGCGCCGGGCCGAGCACGCTGATCGCGGCGGGCTCGCATCTCTATCTGGTCGATGCGGGAGTCGATTCGGCGCGCAACCTGCTGCTTTGGAAAGTGCCGCTGGACAGGATCGACGGCGTGCTGATCACCCATCTGCATTCCGACCATATCGGCGGGCTGGCGGAGATCCGCCTGCAGACCTGGGTCGCCGGCCGCAAGGCGCCGCTCAAGGTCTATGGACCGCCGGGGATCGAGCGCGTGGTGGCGGGCTTCAACGAGGCCTATGCGCTCGACGATGGCTATCGCACCAAGCATCACGGCGCGGCGATGCTGCCGCCCGAGGGCGCGCTGCTGGTCGCGGTGCCGGTGATCATTCCCCCCGATGCCAAGACCGCGCCGGTGTTCGACGCGCTGGGGCTGAAAGTGACGGCGATCCGCGTGAAGCACGAGCCGGCCAATCCGGCCTATGGCTATCGCTTCGACTTCGACGGGCGCAGCGTGACGGTGAGCGGCGACACGATCTACGACGAGGACCTGGCGCACGCGGCGAACAATACCGACGTGCTGGTGCATGAGGGACTGGCGCCGGAGCTGGTCGGGATCATGGAGAGCGAGATGCTGGCGGCGGGCCGGCCGCGCCCGGCCAAGATCATGCACGACATCCCGGGCTACCATACGTCGCCGGTCGATGCGGCGAGGATCGCCAACATGGCGCATGCCAAGCTTTTGCTGTTCACGCATCTATTGCCGATCCTGCCCAACGAGATCGCGGTGCGCGCGTTTTTGAAAGGTGTGGACGCGGTGCGGCCGGATGGCGTGACGGTCGGGCATGACGGGCTGATCGTGCGGCTGCCCGGACATTCGACCGATATCGAGGTGGAGGATATTCAATAA
- a CDS encoding FkbM family methyltransferase: MDRSWSPGRVNSGRRFGEDHDVVYTLLARLEPGLMVDVGAAVGIKTRQMLEHSPRSRVVAFEPFPGNLSYLERYAAGEPRLTVRPVAVADRPGRETLHVAKVAGDSGPGLPLPGFSPVGRLGRGAGGVRVAVDVVRLDDEIAEHVRFLKIDVQGGERRVLEGSAGLLARHGIDLAFVEFNGSPRVLRLLEAEGFVLFDSLYLAWPTRRYVRNWFRRRATRMPRWQGLRHIRNTIGGQSAFVWPPVPFRGFRLYCAWFVLTRIFRTGLQTDLLCVHRGFLDRFFDAVSG, from the coding sequence GTGGATCGTAGCTGGTCGCCGGGACGGGTGAACAGCGGCCGCCGGTTCGGCGAGGATCACGACGTCGTCTACACGCTGCTGGCGCGGCTGGAACCGGGGCTGATGGTCGATGTCGGCGCGGCGGTCGGGATAAAGACCCGCCAGATGCTCGAGCACAGCCCAAGGTCGCGGGTCGTCGCCTTCGAGCCGTTCCCCGGCAACCTGTCCTATCTCGAACGCTACGCCGCCGGCGAGCCGCGCCTGACCGTGCGCCCGGTCGCGGTGGCGGACCGGCCCGGACGCGAAACGCTCCATGTCGCGAAAGTGGCAGGCGATTCCGGCCCGGGGCTGCCGCTGCCCGGCTTCTCGCCGGTCGGGCGCCTCGGACGGGGGGCCGGCGGCGTCCGCGTCGCGGTCGACGTCGTGCGGCTCGACGACGAGATCGCCGAGCATGTCCGCTTCCTGAAGATCGACGTCCAGGGCGGCGAGCGGCGCGTGCTGGAAGGATCGGCCGGCCTTCTGGCGCGCCATGGGATCGATCTCGCCTTCGTCGAGTTCAACGGATCGCCGCGCGTGCTGCGTCTTCTGGAGGCGGAGGGCTTCGTCCTGTTCGACAGCCTCTATCTGGCATGGCCGACGCGGCGCTATGTCCGCAACTGGTTCCGCCGCCGGGCGACGCGGATGCCGCGCTGGCAGGGCCTGCGGCACATCCGCAACACGATCGGCGGGCAATCGGCTTTCGTGTGGCCGCCCGTGCCGTTCCGCGGCTTCCGCCTGTACTGCGCGTGGTTCGTCCTGACCCGGATCTTCCGCACCGGGCTGCAGACCGATCTGCTCTGCGTGCATCGCGGTTTTCTCGACCGGTTCTTCGACGCCGTTTCGGGCTGA